A single region of the Winslowiella toletana genome encodes:
- the phoH gene encoding phosphate starvation-inducible protein PhoH gives MGRQKAVIKARREAKRVLRSDSRSHRQREEESVTSLVQMGGLDSIGMARDSRDHSPIEARNEAQAHYLHAIEKKQLIFATGEAGCGKTWISAAKAAEALIHKDVERIIVTRPVLQADEDLGFLPGDISEKFAPYFRPVYDVLVKRLGSSFMQYCLRPEIGKVEIAPFAYMRGRTFENAVVILDEAQNVTAAQMKMFLTRLGENVTVIVNGDITQCDLPSNVQSGLSDALARFEEDEMIGIVRFGKNDCVRSLLCQRTLHAYS, from the coding sequence ATGGGAAGACAGAAAGCAGTGATCAAAGCTCGTCGTGAAGCAAAACGTGTGCTTCGTAGCGATTCACGCAGTCATCGTCAGCGTGAAGAAGAATCGGTCACCTCGCTGGTGCAAATGGGTGGGCTGGACTCTATTGGTATGGCGCGCGACTCGCGCGATCACTCACCGATTGAAGCCAGGAATGAAGCTCAGGCACACTATCTCCATGCCATAGAAAAGAAACAACTGATCTTCGCGACCGGTGAAGCAGGTTGCGGTAAAACCTGGATCAGTGCTGCGAAAGCGGCAGAGGCCCTGATTCACAAGGATGTCGAAAGGATTATTGTTACGCGTCCGGTACTGCAAGCGGATGAAGACCTGGGCTTTTTGCCCGGTGATATTTCAGAGAAATTCGCACCGTATTTCCGGCCAGTGTATGACGTTCTGGTTAAACGTCTGGGTTCTTCCTTTATGCAATATTGCCTGCGACCTGAAATCGGTAAGGTCGAAATTGCGCCCTTTGCCTACATGCGCGGGCGCACCTTTGAAAACGCCGTGGTGATCCTTGATGAGGCGCAAAACGTCACCGCCGCCCAGATGAAAATGTTCCTGACCCGCCTTGGGGAAAACGTGACGGTTATCGTCAACGGTGATATCACCCAGTGTGACTTACCGTCTAACGTGCAGTCAGGCCTCAGCGATGCATTAGCGCGCTTTGAGGAAGATGAGATGATTGGCATCGTGCGTTTTGGGAAAAATGATTGTGTGCGTTCGCTGCTCTGTCAGCGCACGCTGCACGCTTATAGTTGA
- the putP gene encoding sodium/proline symporter PutP, protein MTVSTPMMVTFIVYILGMVLIGFIAYRSTKNFDDYILGGRSLGSVVTALSAGASDMSGWLLMGLPGAIFISGISESWIAIGLTIGAWLNWKIVAGRLRVQTEHHNNALTLPDFFSSRFEDNSKLLRVISAIIILVFFTIYCASGVVAGARLFESTFGMSYETALWAGAAATIVYTFIGGFLAVSWTDTVQASLMLFALILTPVMVIFAVGGFSDSLKVIEAKSIENIDMLKGLNFVAVVSLLGWGLGYFGQPHILARFMAADSHRSIRTARRIGMAWMILCLAGAVAVGFFGIAYFQNNPAQAAGVSDNAERIFIELARILFNPWIAGILLSAILAAVMSTLSCQLLVCSSALTEDLYKSFLRKKASQRELVWVGRLMVLLVAVVAIALASDPNNRVLGLVSYAWAGFGAAFGPVVLFAVCWSRTTRNGALAGMVVGAATVLIWKHYAWLGLYEIIPGFAFACIAIVLVSLMGRAPSKAALQRFAAAEAEYKAD, encoded by the coding sequence ATGACTGTAAGTACACCGATGATGGTGACCTTTATCGTTTATATACTTGGCATGGTGTTGATCGGCTTTATTGCTTACCGCTCAACAAAAAACTTTGATGATTATATTCTGGGCGGCCGCAGTCTGGGGAGTGTAGTGACTGCGCTATCGGCCGGTGCCTCGGATATGAGCGGCTGGTTGCTGATGGGCCTGCCCGGCGCCATTTTTATCTCCGGTATTTCCGAGAGCTGGATTGCCATCGGCCTGACTATCGGTGCCTGGCTGAACTGGAAGATTGTCGCCGGCAGACTGCGCGTTCAGACCGAGCATCATAATAACGCGCTGACGCTGCCGGACTTCTTCTCCAGCCGGTTTGAAGATAACAGCAAGCTGCTGCGGGTGATCTCGGCAATTATCATTCTGGTATTTTTCACCATCTACTGTGCTTCCGGTGTGGTTGCCGGAGCACGACTGTTTGAAAGTACTTTTGGCATGAGTTACGAAACCGCGCTGTGGGCCGGTGCGGCGGCGACTATCGTCTACACCTTTATTGGCGGTTTTCTTGCGGTCAGCTGGACCGACACCGTGCAGGCCAGCCTGATGCTGTTTGCACTGATCCTGACGCCGGTAATGGTGATTTTCGCGGTGGGGGGATTCAGCGATTCGCTTAAAGTGATTGAGGCCAAAAGCATTGAGAACATTGATATGCTGAAAGGGCTAAACTTTGTCGCCGTGGTTTCGCTGCTGGGCTGGGGACTGGGCTACTTTGGCCAGCCGCATATCCTGGCTCGATTTATGGCGGCCGATTCCCATCGTTCAATTCGCACCGCGCGTCGTATTGGTATGGCGTGGATGATTCTGTGCCTGGCAGGTGCGGTAGCGGTTGGCTTCTTTGGTATTGCTTACTTCCAGAACAACCCGGCCCAGGCGGCTGGCGTGTCGGATAACGCCGAGCGTATCTTTATCGAGCTGGCGCGCATTCTGTTCAATCCATGGATTGCCGGGATTCTGCTGTCAGCGATTCTGGCAGCGGTGATGTCGACGCTGAGCTGTCAGCTGCTGGTGTGCTCCAGTGCACTGACGGAAGATCTGTACAAAAGCTTCCTGCGTAAAAAAGCCAGTCAGCGCGAGCTGGTGTGGGTCGGTCGCCTGATGGTATTGCTGGTAGCGGTCGTCGCCATCGCGCTGGCCTCCGATCCGAACAACCGGGTATTGGGTCTGGTCAGCTATGCCTGGGCAGGCTTTGGCGCGGCCTTTGGGCCGGTAGTTCTGTTTGCGGTATGCTGGTCGCGTACCACGCGTAACGGCGCGCTGGCTGGGATGGTTGTCGGTGCCGCAACGGTACTGATCTGGAAACATTACGCCTGGCTGGGGCTGTACGAAATCATCCCTGGCTTCGCCTTTGCCTGTATCGCCATTGTGCTGGTGAGCCTGATGGGGCGTGCGCCGTCCAAAGCTGCGCTGCAGCGGTTTGCTGCGGCTGAAGCGGAATATAAAGCGGATTGA
- the msrA gene encoding peptide-methionine (S)-S-oxide reductase MsrA, translated as MAIEYATIAGGCFWCTEAVFKDVIGVETVESGYIGGHTANPTYEDVCTGTTGHAEGIRIGFDPEKLNYGDLLDISFATHDPTQLNRQGNDIGTQYRSAIFPADEAQRQEAEAAIQRAQQDHQQPVVTTIESGEWYPAENYHQDYWSGRGQQNGYCMAVIPPKLQKLRKSYANRVKSLNQ; from the coding sequence TTGCAGGCGGCTGTTTCTGGTGTACTGAGGCAGTATTTAAAGATGTGATCGGCGTGGAGACCGTTGAAAGCGGATATATCGGTGGTCACACCGCTAACCCAACTTATGAAGACGTGTGCACCGGCACCACCGGTCATGCGGAAGGTATCCGCATTGGTTTTGACCCGGAAAAACTTAACTACGGCGATCTGCTTGATATCAGCTTTGCCACCCATGATCCGACACAGCTGAACCGCCAGGGCAATGATATCGGCACGCAATATCGTTCGGCGATTTTCCCTGCTGATGAGGCACAACGTCAGGAAGCCGAGGCGGCCATTCAGCGCGCCCAGCAGGATCATCAGCAGCCAGTGGTGACGACAATAGAAAGCGGCGAATGGTATCCGGCGGAGAACTATCATCAGGATTACTGGAGCGGTCGTGGTCAGCAAAATGGTTATTGTATGGCGGTGATTCCACCAAAATTACAAAAGCTGCGTAAAAGCTATGCCAACCGGGTTAAATCACTGAATCAATAA
- the efeU gene encoding iron uptake transporter permease EfeU — translation MFVPFLIMLREGLEAALIVSLIASYLKRTQRAKWFPAMWAGVVIAVALCLAVGVFINETTGEFPQKQQELFEGLVALVAVCILTWMVFWMRKVSRNVKAQLEDAVDHALQRGSSNGWALVLMVFLAVAREGLESVFFLLAAFQQDVGIAPPIGAVLGLATAVVLGMLLYWGGVRLNLAKFFKWSSLLILFVAAGLAAGAIRAFHEAGLWNHFQAVAFDLSNTLSTHTLFGTLLEGILGYQETPTVSEVAVYFIYLIPALLLFFLPARPAASAASSSR, via the coding sequence ATGTTCGTTCCTTTTCTTATTATGCTGCGTGAAGGATTGGAGGCGGCGCTGATTGTCAGCCTGATTGCCAGCTACCTGAAGCGCACTCAGCGCGCGAAATGGTTTCCTGCCATGTGGGCCGGGGTAGTTATCGCCGTGGCGCTCTGTCTGGCGGTGGGAGTATTTATCAATGAAACCACCGGTGAGTTTCCACAGAAACAGCAGGAGCTGTTTGAAGGGTTAGTGGCGCTGGTGGCGGTCTGCATTCTGACCTGGATGGTATTCTGGATGCGCAAAGTGTCGCGCAACGTCAAAGCGCAGCTGGAAGACGCCGTTGATCACGCATTACAACGCGGCAGCAGTAATGGCTGGGCACTGGTGCTGATGGTGTTCCTTGCCGTCGCCCGGGAAGGGCTGGAATCGGTTTTTTTTCTGCTGGCGGCTTTCCAGCAGGATGTCGGTATTGCGCCGCCAATTGGTGCGGTATTGGGCCTCGCTACCGCGGTAGTGTTGGGTATGCTGCTCTATTGGGGTGGCGTGCGCCTTAATCTGGCGAAGTTTTTTAAATGGAGCAGCCTGCTTATTCTGTTTGTCGCCGCCGGGCTGGCCGCCGGAGCGATTCGCGCTTTTCACGAAGCGGGCCTGTGGAATCATTTTCAGGCTGTCGCCTTTGATCTCAGTAACACGCTTTCCACTCATACGCTGTTTGGCACCTTACTCGAAGGCATTCTCGGGTATCAGGAGACGCCAACCGTCAGTGAGGTGGCCGTGTACTTTATCTATCTGATTCCGGCGCTGCTGCTGTTCTTTCTGCCAGCACGTCCTGCGGCTTCAGCGGCGAGTTCATCGCGTTAA
- the efeB gene encoding iron uptake transporter deferrochelatase/peroxidase subunit — protein sequence MAKQDDAALPSRRRLLKGMGILSGALAVGGGCPVAAATAKQQQTFSPGALPPNARSEEQPFYGTHQAGIVTPQQAAMMLVAFDVLASDKNDLRRLFTLLTQRIAFLTKGGKAPLVTNPQLPPMDSGILGDTIFPDNLTITVSLGSSLFDERFGLAHLKPLKLQTMTRFPNDALDARLCHGDLLLQICANTNDTVIHALRDIIKHSPDLLSVRWRREGFISNHAARSQGKETPINLLGFKDGTANPDTADRPLMDNILWVGAGQGEPDWTHGGSYQAVRIIQFRVEFWDRTPLSEQQTIFGREKHSGAPLGMQNEHDVPDYGNDPDGEVISLDAHIRLANPRSAATQSSLMLRRGYSYSLGVSQSGQLEMGLLFVCYQHDLEKGFLAVQQRLNGEALEEYIKPVGGGYFFALPGVVDEKHYLAQALLEA from the coding sequence ATGGCAAAACAGGATGATGCGGCGCTGCCGTCGCGTCGGCGGTTACTGAAAGGGATGGGCATCCTGAGTGGTGCTCTGGCTGTCGGTGGCGGCTGTCCGGTGGCCGCCGCGACGGCGAAACAGCAGCAGACTTTTTCACCCGGCGCGTTGCCGCCCAACGCGCGCAGCGAAGAGCAGCCTTTCTACGGCACTCACCAGGCCGGCATCGTTACGCCGCAACAGGCGGCAATGATGCTGGTGGCTTTTGACGTGCTGGCCAGTGATAAAAACGATCTGCGGCGGCTGTTTACGCTGCTGACACAGCGCATAGCCTTTTTAACCAAAGGGGGTAAAGCGCCGCTGGTGACCAATCCGCAGTTGCCGCCGATGGACTCTGGGATCCTCGGTGACACGATCTTTCCTGATAATCTCACCATTACCGTGTCGCTGGGCAGCTCGCTGTTTGATGAGCGCTTCGGTCTGGCACATCTTAAGCCGCTGAAGCTGCAAACCATGACGCGTTTTCCTAACGATGCGCTGGATGCCCGCCTGTGTCATGGCGATCTGCTGCTGCAGATTTGCGCCAACACTAACGATACGGTGATTCACGCACTGCGCGATATCATCAAGCATTCGCCGGATTTGCTCAGTGTGCGCTGGCGTCGCGAAGGGTTTATCTCCAATCATGCGGCGCGCAGTCAGGGTAAAGAGACGCCGATTAATCTGCTGGGCTTTAAAGACGGCACTGCTAACCCTGATACTGCCGATCGGCCACTAATGGACAATATTTTGTGGGTGGGGGCCGGGCAGGGTGAACCGGACTGGACGCACGGCGGCAGTTATCAGGCAGTGCGGATTATTCAGTTCCGCGTCGAATTCTGGGACCGCACGCCGCTGAGTGAGCAGCAGACCATATTTGGCCGCGAAAAACACAGCGGTGCACCTCTGGGGATGCAGAATGAGCACGATGTGCCGGACTACGGCAACGATCCGGATGGTGAAGTGATTTCGCTTGATGCGCATATCCGGCTGGCCAATCCACGCAGTGCGGCAACGCAAAGTAGCCTGATGTTGCGTCGCGGCTACAGCTATTCGCTGGGTGTTTCTCAGTCAGGCCAGCTGGAAATGGGATTACTGTTTGTTTGCTATCAGCATGATTTAGAAAAAGGTTTTCTGGCAGTGCAGCAACGCCTGAACGGTGAGGCGCTGGAAGAGTATATCAAGCCGGTTGGCGGCGGTTATTTTTTCGCTTTGCCGGGTGTGGTCGATGAGAAACATTATCTGGCGCAGGCGCTACTTGAGGCCTGA
- the efeO gene encoding iron uptake system protein EfeO, producing the protein MTTRFRRKALYVALLAVSAASTALQAADVPQVKISVNDKQCDPMTLTVNAGKTQFIIKNDSQKGLEWEILKGVMVVEERENIAPGFSQKMTANLEAGEYEMTCGLLSNPKGKLIVKANGVQPNNGKPDVLQLVGPIAEYKVYVTKEVDQLVASTKAFTDAVKAGDVEKAKALFAPTRQHYERIEPIAELFSDLDGSIDAREDDYEKKAQDPEFTGFHRLEKALFADNTTKGMDEYADRLYKDTLDLQTRISELAFPPGKVVGGAAGLIEEVAASKISGEEDRYSRTDLWDFRANVDGAQKIVSLLRPLLEKANPQLLAKIDANFKKVDAILDKYRTEQGYQPYDKLTTADRNALKGPITALAEDLSLLRGTLGLD; encoded by the coding sequence ATGACTACTCGTTTTCGCCGCAAGGCGCTGTATGTCGCGCTGCTGGCGGTGTCTGCTGCATCCACAGCACTACAAGCTGCTGACGTTCCGCAGGTAAAAATTAGCGTTAACGATAAGCAGTGCGATCCAATGACGTTAACGGTAAATGCCGGTAAAACCCAATTCATCATCAAAAATGACAGTCAGAAAGGGCTGGAGTGGGAAATCCTGAAAGGGGTGATGGTGGTGGAAGAGCGGGAAAATATTGCGCCGGGTTTTAGCCAGAAAATGACCGCTAATCTGGAAGCGGGCGAATATGAGATGACCTGCGGCCTGCTCAGCAACCCGAAAGGCAAACTGATTGTTAAGGCTAACGGCGTGCAGCCAAACAACGGCAAGCCAGATGTACTGCAACTGGTTGGCCCGATTGCCGAATATAAAGTGTATGTCACTAAAGAAGTGGATCAGTTGGTAGCCAGCACTAAAGCCTTTACCGATGCGGTAAAAGCCGGAGATGTCGAAAAAGCGAAGGCGCTGTTTGCACCGACGCGTCAGCATTATGAGCGTATTGAGCCGATTGCTGAACTGTTCTCCGACCTCGACGGCAGCATTGATGCGCGTGAAGATGACTACGAGAAAAAAGCGCAGGATCCTGAGTTCACCGGTTTCCACCGCCTGGAGAAAGCGCTGTTTGCCGACAACACCACCAAAGGCATGGATGAGTACGCTGACCGCTTATATAAAGACACGCTCGATCTGCAAACCCGCATCAGCGAACTGGCATTTCCGCCGGGTAAAGTGGTTGGTGGCGCAGCCGGCCTGATTGAAGAGGTGGCTGCCAGTAAGATTTCCGGTGAGGAAGATCGTTACAGCCGCACCGACCTGTGGGACTTCCGCGCTAACGTCGATGGCGCACAAAAAATCGTCAGCCTGCTGCGGCCGCTGCTGGAAAAAGCGAATCCGCAACTGTTGGCGAAAATCGATGCTAACTTCAAAAAAGTCGACGCTATTCTTGATAAATATCGCACTGAGCAGGGCTATCAGCCATACGATAAATTAACGACTGCCGATCGTAATGCGTTAAAAGGTCCGATTACGGCACTGGCCGAGGATCTTTCGCTGCTGCGCGGTACTTTAGGTCTGGATTAA